In a single window of the Streptomyces sp. CGMCC 4.7035 genome:
- a CDS encoding ATP-binding protein produces MRHHTCGGRFPVQPNGAFTPWRGAKEVSGVALVVAQEVPTSSSMAVPHGPAGVGEARHRMRDQLRTGGVSESVIDDAVLILSELLSNACRHGRPLGDSLAGDGDVRAAWRFDTSGRLTVEVTDGGGPTRPVPATPSVTAHGGRGLNIITALAKDWGVRDDAHGEVTVWVVVQDDADSAHRRDDFATRVTAPSVSEMPDLDFTDAFDDLD; encoded by the coding sequence GTGCGTCACCACACGTGCGGTGGCCGGTTTCCAGTCCAGCCCAATGGGGCATTCACACCGTGGCGTGGGGCGAAGGAGGTCTCGGGGGTGGCGTTGGTGGTGGCACAGGAGGTGCCCACGTCGTCGAGCATGGCCGTACCCCATGGTCCTGCGGGCGTGGGGGAGGCGAGACACCGGATGCGCGATCAGCTGCGTACCGGTGGCGTGTCGGAATCGGTCATCGACGATGCCGTACTGATCCTTTCGGAACTGCTCAGCAATGCGTGTCGCCATGGCAGACCGCTCGGCGACAGCCTGGCAGGGGACGGAGACGTGCGCGCCGCATGGCGCTTCGATACCTCCGGACGGCTCACGGTCGAGGTGACGGACGGCGGCGGCCCGACCCGTCCGGTTCCCGCGACCCCTTCGGTCACCGCGCACGGCGGTCGCGGGCTGAACATCATCACGGCGCTGGCCAAGGACTGGGGTGTCCGGGACGACGCCCACGGCGAGGTCACGGTCTGGGTCGTCGTGCAGGACGACGCCGACTCCGCGCACCGTCGGGACGACTTCGCTACGCGCGTCACGGCACCCTCCGTGTCGGAGATGCCCGACCTGGACTTCACGGACGCGTTCGACGACCTGGACTGA
- a CDS encoding glycerophosphodiester phosphodiesterase codes for MTHARQHLVQVVAHRGASEEAPEHTLAAYKKAIEDGADALECDVRLTADGHLVCVHDRRVNRTSNGRGAVSALELADLAALDFGSWKSRDEEPDWEHRPQDPEDTSVLTLERLLELVADAGRPIDLAIETKHPTRWAGQVEERLLVLLKRFGLDAPQSPDESPVRIMSFSARSLHRVRAASPMLPTVYLLQFLSPRLRDGRLPAGVRIAGPSMRIVRSHPAYIQRLKQAGHQVHVWTVNEPEDVDLCVELGVDAIITNRPRAVLHRLGR; via the coding sequence GTGACCCACGCACGACAGCACCTGGTCCAGGTGGTCGCCCACCGCGGAGCCTCGGAAGAGGCTCCCGAGCACACCCTGGCCGCGTACAAGAAGGCGATCGAGGACGGTGCAGACGCCCTCGAGTGCGACGTCCGGCTGACCGCGGACGGGCATCTCGTCTGCGTCCACGACCGACGCGTCAACCGTACGTCCAACGGCCGCGGCGCGGTCTCCGCCCTGGAGCTCGCCGACCTCGCCGCCCTGGACTTCGGCTCCTGGAAGAGCCGCGACGAGGAGCCCGACTGGGAGCACCGGCCGCAGGACCCCGAGGACACCTCTGTCCTCACCCTGGAGCGCCTGCTGGAACTGGTCGCCGACGCCGGGCGCCCGATCGACCTGGCCATCGAGACGAAGCACCCGACGCGCTGGGCGGGGCAGGTCGAGGAGCGGCTGCTGGTTCTGCTGAAGCGATTCGGCTTGGACGCCCCGCAGTCCCCGGACGAGTCGCCGGTACGGATCATGAGCTTCTCGGCACGCTCGCTGCACCGTGTGCGGGCCGCCTCTCCCATGTTGCCCACGGTCTACCTCCTGCAGTTCCTCTCGCCCCGGCTGCGCGACGGACGACTGCCCGCGGGTGTCCGGATCGCAGGCCCTTCGATGCGGATCGTGCGCAGTCACCCCGCGTACATCCAGCGCCTGAAGCAGGCCGGCCACCAGGTGCACGTATGGACCGTGAACGAGCCCGAGGACGTCGATCTCTGCGTCGAGCTGGGCGTCGACGCCATCATCACCAACCGACCGCGCGCGGTCCTGCACCGGCTCGGGCGCTGA
- a CDS encoding DUF5926 family protein, with amino-acid sequence MAKKRPQTKAKRPQLSDADIPVVGAREPCPCGSGRRYKACHGRAAAHAVTELVQRPFEGLPGECDWVALRELVPAATAELKLKDDLPEGVPSVTLATVLPMAWPALRRDDGSVLLGLQNDTASGDISRDLADTLQRALTAEPGTPVQGRRAPADGPRLQELLDPEGVFEPVVHSGFEFWVPDAENTTPEVAASLERANAAAIPTVKLQGVDAAYWCETPEKNHLRWVMPHPEEQLLDALARLHAAGQSGLGEGTRLVGSFRAHGLTVPVWDLPSEMSAEDVEKPAAEFGERLAAALGSDAPLTAEERRARGGLTNRQVTLS; translated from the coding sequence ATGGCCAAGAAGCGACCCCAGACCAAGGCCAAGCGCCCGCAGCTCAGCGACGCTGACATCCCGGTCGTCGGCGCCCGTGAGCCCTGCCCCTGCGGCAGCGGCCGCCGCTACAAGGCCTGTCACGGCCGGGCCGCCGCACACGCGGTGACCGAGCTGGTGCAGCGCCCGTTCGAGGGGCTTCCCGGCGAGTGCGACTGGGTGGCGCTGCGCGAGCTGGTGCCGGCCGCGACCGCCGAGCTGAAGCTCAAGGACGACCTCCCCGAGGGCGTGCCGTCGGTCACGCTCGCCACGGTCCTGCCGATGGCGTGGCCGGCGCTGCGCCGCGACGACGGCTCGGTCCTGCTCGGCCTGCAGAACGACACGGCGTCGGGCGATATCAGCCGCGACCTCGCGGACACCCTCCAGCGCGCTCTCACCGCCGAACCCGGCACTCCGGTACAGGGCCGCCGCGCGCCCGCCGACGGCCCGCGGCTGCAGGAGCTGCTGGACCCCGAAGGCGTCTTCGAGCCGGTCGTGCACAGCGGCTTCGAGTTCTGGGTCCCGGACGCGGAGAACACGACGCCGGAGGTGGCCGCCTCCCTGGAGCGGGCCAACGCCGCCGCCATCCCCACCGTGAAGCTCCAGGGCGTGGACGCGGCCTACTGGTGCGAGACCCCCGAGAAGAACCATCTGCGGTGGGTCATGCCGCACCCCGAGGAGCAGCTTCTGGACGCTCTCGCGCGGCTGCACGCGGCAGGCCAGTCTGGCCTCGGCGAGGGCACGCGCCTGGTCGGCTCCTTCCGCGCGCACGGACTCACGGTGCCCGTCTGGGACCTGCCGAGCGAGATGAGCGCGGAGGATGTCGAGAAGCCGGCGGCCGAGTTCGGCGAGCGCCTCGCGGCCGCCCTGGGGTCGGACGCGCCACTCACCGCGGAGGAGCGGCGGGCGCGCGGCGGTCTGACCAACCGACAGGTGACACTCAGCTGA